One Brassica napus cultivar Da-Ae chromosome A5, Da-Ae, whole genome shotgun sequence DNA window includes the following coding sequences:
- the LOC125608667 gene encoding putative nuclease HARBI1 — protein MWLGNKYGSYMSSQNEVEFFRQKEDALGRLSLSPLQKCTAAIRVLAYGNAADAVDEYLRLGETTTRSCVEHFVEEIINLFGEEYLRRPTPADLQRLLEVGEFRGFPGMIGSIDCMHWEWKNCPTAWKGQYSRGSGKPTIVLEAVASFDLWIWHAFFGPPGTLNDINVLDRSPVFDDIIQGHAPAVTYYVNGREYHLAYYLTDGIYPKWATFIQSIREPQGPKAVLFAKHQEAIRKDVERAFGVLQARFAIVKNPALFWDKGKIGNIMRACIILHNKIVEDERDGYTLSNLSEFQHGDDPGSSHVDLDFQTDIPSNITNMMGARSRIRDQHKHQQLKADLVEHIWHKFGHNEDIN, from the coding sequence ATGTGGTTAGGTAATAAATATGGTAGTTACATGTCTTCTcagaatgaagttgaattcttTCGACAAAAGGAAGATGCTCTCGGCCGGCTTAGTCTCTctccacttcaaaagtgtacagcagccattcgtgtcttggcataCGGTAACGCCGCTGATGCTgttgacgaatacctccgactCGGTGAAACAACTACTCGTTCATGTGTGGAACATTTTGTcgaagaaataataaatttattcggtgaagagtacctaagaagaccaacaccggctgatcttcaacgtctacttgaaGTTGGTGAGTTCCGTGGATTTCCCGgtatgataggaagcatcgattgtatgcattgggagtggaagaattgtcccaccgcttggaaagggcaatattcaCGTGGTTCCGGAAAACCCACAATTGTTTTAGAAGCGGTTGCTTCTTttgatctctggatatggcatgcgttttttggaccgCCAGGTactttaaatgatatcaatgttcttgaccgctcacctgtttttgatgatataATACAAGGTCACGCTCCGGCAGTCACTTATTATGTTAATGGAAGGGAgtatcatttggcttactatctcaccgacggtatttatccgaaatgggctaCTTTTATCCAATCAATTCGGGAGCCACAAGGGCCGAAAGCGGTTTTATTTGCTAAACACCAAGAAGCtatccgaaaagatgtcgagcgtgctttcggagtcttgcaagctcgctttgcaATTGTTAAAAACCCGGCACTTTTTTGGGACAAAGGCAAAATTGGgaatattatgagagcatgtatcatactccataataagATAGTGGAAGATGAACGAGATGGATATACTCTGTCTAATCTTTCCGAGTTCCAACACGGAGACGACcccggaagttcacatgtcgatctcgaTTTTCAAACGGATATCCCTTCAAATATCACCAATATGATGGGTGCTCGAAGTAGAATTCGTGATCAACATAAGCATCAACAACTTAAAGcggatttggttgaacatatatggcataaatttggacataatgaaGACATCAACTGA
- the LOC125608852 gene encoding uncharacterized protein LOC125608852 isoform X2 → MSSSRELQYLEYTYRNNRPTTGLLNSIFMTTVNTAARSLVSVATTASTPELASRRWSASDHLSFASGLLTAAAEKALVPASAPSSSSTALVKYSGSADLGTMVCDGVDVPSVNSLGRALCHALALMNEIPVTSRKYQFAMGMAEKIMEENAQSCNVELLDVNRVALASSFARTTARLHDSLKRSRTADEPVGGLPLRLVSALPLGGYVASYARGVSTCINTVRSLADMTGNLLSQSRRRESALVRAGGFQENEVELAVEKLAEELLWMTEKLRRYGAVEEGIKRWSYASGLASLSLTAAPRVQGLLVKISALLIGEMARDSTKVPGQVKFRLLANWLPLFSHARLGLAFPVLTGYERVEVERAIDKAISTLPALDQEILLTNWLQDFSVSATEWPNLTPAYDRWCNSTRQFVM, encoded by the exons ATGTCGTCGTCAAGGGAGCTACAATACTTGGAATACACATACAGAAACAATCGTCCCACGACGGGTCTCCTCAACTCCATCTTCATGACCACCGTCAACACGGCCGCTCGTTCTCTCGTCTCCGTCGCCACCACCGCCTCCACACCGGAGCTGGCTTCTAGGCGGTGGTCGGCTTCGGACCACCTCAG TTTTGCTTCGGGTCTTCTTACCGCGGCGGCTGAGAAAGCGTTGGTACCGGCTTCCGCTCCCTCCTCGTCATCAACGGCGTTGGTGAAGTATTCAGGGTCGGCGGATTTGGGTACGATGGTTTGTGACGGCGTTGATGTGCCTTCCGTTAACTCTCTCGGTAGAGCACTTTGTCAC GCTTTAGCGCTAATGAACGAGATTCCAGTAACCTCAAGAAAGTACCAATTTGCCATGGGAATGGCTGAGAAGATCATGGAAGAGAACGCCCAGAGCTGCAACGTGGAACTACTTGACGTAAATCGAGTGGCCCTCGCGTCTTCCTTTGCACGCACCACTGCGCGTTTACATGACTCCTTGAAACGTTCTAGAACCGCAGACGAACCCGTTGGTGGTCTGCCTCTGCGTCTGGTCAGTGCCCTTCCTCTAGGAGGCTATGTTGCCTCTTACGCGAGAGGGGTGAGCACGTGCATCAACACGGTGAGGTCCTTGGCGGATATGACTGGTAACTTGTTATCGCAGAGTAGGAGGAGGGAGTCTGCGTTGGTGAGAGCGGGTGGTTTTCAGGAGAATGAGGTTGAACTGGCGGTGGAGAAGCTGGCGGAGGAGCTGTTGTGGATGACGGAGAAACTTAGGCGTTATGGTGCGGTGGAAGAAGGTATAAAACGGTGGAGCTACGCTTCTGGATTAGCTTCCTTGTCTCTTACGGCTGCTCCTAGAGTGCAAGGCCTCTTGGTTAAGATTTCAG CGCTCTTAATTGGTGAGATGGCACGAGACAGTACAAAAGTTCCAGGACAAGTGAAGTTCAGGCTCCTTGCAAACTGGCTACCGTTGTTCAGTCACGCAAGGCTTGGGCTAGCGTTTCCCGTTCTGACAGGTTATGAGAGGGTTGAGGTGGAACGAGCCATAGACAAAGCGATATCTACATTGCCTGCATTAGACCAAGAGATCTTACTCACAAACTGGCTCCAAGATTTCTCAGTCTCCGCCACTGAGTGGCCCAATCTCACCCCAGCGTACGACCGTTGGTGCAACTCCACTCGCCAGTTTGTCATGTAG
- the LOC125608852 gene encoding uncharacterized protein LOC125608852 isoform X1 has protein sequence MSSSRELQYLEYTYRNNRPTTGLLNSIFMTTVNTAARSLVSVATTASTPELASRRWSASDHLRFMSMMMAWLALWVLRVFLDYLPLPLITSSSSAYSDSYHPFSFASGLLTAAAEKALVPASAPSSSSTALVKYSGSADLGTMVCDGVDVPSVNSLGRALCHALALMNEIPVTSRKYQFAMGMAEKIMEENAQSCNVELLDVNRVALASSFARTTARLHDSLKRSRTADEPVGGLPLRLVSALPLGGYVASYARGVSTCINTVRSLADMTGNLLSQSRRRESALVRAGGFQENEVELAVEKLAEELLWMTEKLRRYGAVEEGIKRWSYASGLASLSLTAAPRVQGLLVKISALLIGEMARDSTKVPGQVKFRLLANWLPLFSHARLGLAFPVLTGYERVEVERAIDKAISTLPALDQEILLTNWLQDFSVSATEWPNLTPAYDRWCNSTRQFVM, from the exons ATGTCGTCGTCAAGGGAGCTACAATACTTGGAATACACATACAGAAACAATCGTCCCACGACGGGTCTCCTCAACTCCATCTTCATGACCACCGTCAACACGGCCGCTCGTTCTCTCGTCTCCGTCGCCACCACCGCCTCCACACCGGAGCTGGCTTCTAGGCGGTGGTCGGCTTCGGACCACCTCAGGTTCATGTCTATGATGATGGCGTGGCTAGCCCTTTGGGTTCTTAGGGTTTTCTTGGActatcttcctcttcctctcatcacttcttcttcttctgcttatTCTGATTCTTATCATCCCTTTAGTTTTGCTTCGGGTCTTCTTACCGCGGCGGCTGAGAAAGCGTTGGTACCGGCTTCCGCTCCCTCCTCGTCATCAACGGCGTTGGTGAAGTATTCAGGGTCGGCGGATTTGGGTACGATGGTTTGTGACGGCGTTGATGTGCCTTCCGTTAACTCTCTCGGTAGAGCACTTTGTCAC GCTTTAGCGCTAATGAACGAGATTCCAGTAACCTCAAGAAAGTACCAATTTGCCATGGGAATGGCTGAGAAGATCATGGAAGAGAACGCCCAGAGCTGCAACGTGGAACTACTTGACGTAAATCGAGTGGCCCTCGCGTCTTCCTTTGCACGCACCACTGCGCGTTTACATGACTCCTTGAAACGTTCTAGAACCGCAGACGAACCCGTTGGTGGTCTGCCTCTGCGTCTGGTCAGTGCCCTTCCTCTAGGAGGCTATGTTGCCTCTTACGCGAGAGGGGTGAGCACGTGCATCAACACGGTGAGGTCCTTGGCGGATATGACTGGTAACTTGTTATCGCAGAGTAGGAGGAGGGAGTCTGCGTTGGTGAGAGCGGGTGGTTTTCAGGAGAATGAGGTTGAACTGGCGGTGGAGAAGCTGGCGGAGGAGCTGTTGTGGATGACGGAGAAACTTAGGCGTTATGGTGCGGTGGAAGAAGGTATAAAACGGTGGAGCTACGCTTCTGGATTAGCTTCCTTGTCTCTTACGGCTGCTCCTAGAGTGCAAGGCCTCTTGGTTAAGATTTCAG CGCTCTTAATTGGTGAGATGGCACGAGACAGTACAAAAGTTCCAGGACAAGTGAAGTTCAGGCTCCTTGCAAACTGGCTACCGTTGTTCAGTCACGCAAGGCTTGGGCTAGCGTTTCCCGTTCTGACAGGTTATGAGAGGGTTGAGGTGGAACGAGCCATAGACAAAGCGATATCTACATTGCCTGCATTAGACCAAGAGATCTTACTCACAAACTGGCTCCAAGATTTCTCAGTCTCCGCCACTGAGTGGCCCAATCTCACCCCAGCGTACGACCGTTGGTGCAACTCCACTCGCCAGTTTGTCATGTAG